The Amblyomma americanum isolate KBUSLIRL-KWMA chromosome 5, ASM5285725v1, whole genome shotgun sequence genome window below encodes:
- the LOC144135150 gene encoding uncharacterized protein LOC144135150 gives MLHTRDRPFGQLLTMLMSSAEKASLKVSFLSWNNEPWSPRRAYFRHSLSALQSASIAYKMSASSHHFLKPRPGYFVVCDDCGIDYPGDCPEHGPLTHVKDVEVEVVTRFMPTKPSPWALSISRSTTKGAQHGVFTLKPLPRKVYFGPHEGVKVENNGESNGYNWQALQTQAEGEDRTPRRSAKTARYSWGTDPTGCAT, from the exons ATGCTCCACACTAGGGACCGGCCATTTGGACAACTTCTTACAATGCTAATGTCTAGCGCAGAGAAGGCATCCTTGAAGGTTTCATTTTTATCATGGAATAATGAGCCATGGTCACCCAGGCGTGCATATTTCAGGCACAGTTTGAGCGCCCTTCAGTCAGCGAGCATTGCATACAAAATGTCAGCATCCTCGCATCATTTTCTGAAACCACGACCTGGATACTTTGTAGTTTGCGATGACTGCGGAATCGACTACCCTGGTGACTGCCCCGAACACGGACCATTGACCCACGTCAAGGATGTGGAG GTGGAGGTTGTGACCCGCTTCATGCCAACAAAACCCTCCCCGTGGGCCCTGTCCATCAGCCGCTCTACCACTAAAGGGGCCCAGCACGGCGTGTTCACGCTGAAACCACTGCCCAGGAAGGTCTACTTTGGTCCACATGAGGGCGTCAAGGTGGAGAACAACGGAGAGAGCAATGGCTACAACTGGCAGGCGCTTCAGACACAG GCTGAAGGTGAGGACAGAACACCAAGGCGATCCGCAAAGACGGCGAGATATTCCTGGGGGACAGATCCAACTGGATGCGCTACGTGA